The Candidatus Neomarinimicrobiota bacterium genome contains the following window.
TTAGAGCGTGGCGAAACCGTCACTGTAAGTACTTTTCTCCAGGTCTTGAGAGTACTTGGGCTTTTGTATGTCATGGAAGGCTTTGAAGTGCAAACACAGCTCAGCCCTATCACATTAGCCAAAATGGAACGAGATAAACGTAAACGAGCTCGCTCCAAGCCTGTCCAGCAAAAAGCAGAAAGTGATTGGTAATGATAGAAACTGCGTGGGTGAAAATTTGGGGTGAAACAGTTGGGGCTGTTGCTTGGGATAATGAAACAGGGCTAGCAAGTTTCGAGTATGATCAAAATTTTATCAAATTGGGTTGGAATTTAGCCCCCACTAAAATGCCAATAGCTTCACCCAGAAGAGTGTTTTCATTCCCAGAGCTAAGAAAAGCACGGGGAAGCCAAAACGATACTTTTAAAGGCTTGCCTGGATTACTGGCTGATGTATTGCCTGATAAATATGGTAATCAATTAATGAATATTTGGCTCGCAAGCGAAGGGCGACCACAGAACAGTATGAATCCAGTAGAACAACTGAGTTTTATAGGGACTCGTGGAATGGGGGCTTTAGAATTTGAACCTTCGATGCAAAAACAGGACAATGAAACTTTTGACATAGAACTACAGAGCTTGGTTAACATTGCACAAAGAATGCTGTCCACGAGAGAAAAATTCAGTACAAGCCTGCATAAGACAGACGAAAAGGCAATGATGGATATT
Protein-coding sequences here:
- a CDS encoding helix-turn-helix transcriptional regulator, producing the protein MNDYSYTKWNSLSDGALSKNLGSFIKYHRLDQNKTQEQVAYAANISRSTLSLLERGETVTVSTFLQVLRVLGLLYVMEGFEVQTQLSPITLAKMERDKRKRARSKPVQQKAESDW